The genomic DNA GTCGACCAGCTCCTGGAGGCCCCATCGCTCCAACTGCTCGCGCACCGCCGTACGGGCCTGCCCGGCGGCCTTGCCGTCCGGCGGCAGCGCTCGCACGTACACGTCGCACTCCGGACCGAGCGGCCGGGCGAACGCGGCCAGGACGATCGCGTCGTCCGACCGGTCGCCGCCGACCCGCTCGGCCACCGCCCGGCACTCGGTGCCGTCCTCGGGCACGCCGCCGCCCACCGCCTCGCGCAGCCGCTCCAGCTGGTTGCCCAGGTCGGCCGTGCGCGACCTGATCAGCCCGTCCGTGTACAGCGTCAGCCGGCTCCGCTCGGGCACCGGCCGCTCGACCGGGTCGTACGGGATCACCCCCGCCCCCAGGGGCGCGCCCGCGGGCACCTCCAGGAACGAGACCGCGCCGTCGGGCCCGGTCAGCAGCGGCGGCGGGTGCCCGGCGCTGGCGATGCGGAAGGTGCCGCCATACGGGTCGTAGACCGCGCACAGACAGGTGGCGACCTGGTCCTCCTCCAGGTCGCGGGCGGCCAGGTCCAGCCGGGCCAGCAACCGCTCGGGCGCGATGTCCAGCGCCATCAGGGTCCGGGCCACCGTGCGCAGCCGCCCCATGGTCGCCGCTGCGGCCAGCCCGCGCCCCATCACGTCGCCCACCATCAGCGCGGTGCGGCCGCTGGGCAGCGCGACCACGTCGAACCAGTCGCCGCCCACCGCGGCCGGATCGGCGGCCGGGTCGTAGCACGAGGTCACGTCCAGGCCCGGGGTGCTCGGGCTGGACCGGGGGAGCAGCGCCCGCTGCAGGGTGACCACGTGGTCGCGCTCGCGCCCGTAGAGCCGGGCGTTGTCGATGTACACGGCGGCCTTGGAGGCCAGCTCCATGGCCAGCGCCACGTCGGTCCGGTTGAACGGCGCCCGGTGCCCGGCCCGGACGAAGTCGGCGAGCCCCAGCAGCACCCCGCGGGCGATCAGCGGCACCGCCAGGTAGGAGTGGACGCCCGCCCGGCGCATGATGTCCGACGACTCGCGGGAAGGGGCGATCACGGCGAAGTCGGCGCGCGTCATCCGGGACACCAGCACCGGCCGTCGGGTGGTCAGACACCGTTGCCCCAGCCGGTCGGCGGTGTGCACCGACAGCTCGCCGACGGGATCGGGCGCCAGGTTCAGCCCCTCGACCTCCGACACCGCCATGGCCCTGAGCCGCGGCGCGTCGCCTCCCGGTACCCGGTCGCCCTCCTGGAACCGCAGCACCGAGTCCAGCAGGTCCACCGCGGCACCGTCGGCCAGCTCGGGCACGGTGAAGTCGGCCAGCTCCTCCGCCGTCCGCCGCACGTCGAGCGTGGTGCCGATGCTCAGGTCCGCCGCGTTCAGCCAGGCCAGACGGCGGCGCGCGCCGAGCGCCTCCGACATCGACCGCAGCGCGCCCCGTGCCGCCCGGTGCCCGCTCACGAGGGGATTCGTGGGGCGGCGCAGCCCGCCCAGCCACGCTCGTTCCCGCACGCGTCGCCTCCTCCCACGGCCTCCTGTCCCGATTCTGCCCTGCCACGGGACGACCGGCGACGGCGGACCCCCCTTAGGCCCTGTCGTCAAACTCCCGTCTGCTCGGCGACGCCATGCACGCGCTCTCGCGGCACCGGGCGCCGACCACGTACAACCAGTACGCCGGTCGACGTCCGGCACGCCGAGCCGGACCCCGCGACCCCGGCAGGATCCATACGGCACCCCCTCGTCATCCGCACCGGCAGGGGGTGCCGCCCGGCGGCGGCTCAGGCGCGCAGCCACACCGCCGTGTCCGTGGGCAGCCGGCCGGCCTCGTCCAGCGGCCCGCTGACGAGCAGGACGGCGTCGTGCGCGGGCAGCTCGACCGGCTCCGCGGACAGATTGACGACGCACACCGGGCCGCCCGCCCGCCGGAACGCGAGGACACCGTCCGGCGCGGGCAGCCAGTCCAGCGGACCGTCGCCGAACCCCTCGGTGGAACGTCGCAGGCGCAGGGCCTCGCGATACAGCGAGAGCATCGATCCCGGGTCCGCGCCCTGGCGGTCCGCCGCGTACGCCGACCAGCCCGCCGGCTGCGGCAGCCAGGGCTCGGTCTCCGAGCCGAACCCGCAGTACGGCGCGTCGGCGGCCCACGGAAGCGGCACACGGCAGCCGTCCCGGCCCGGATCGACGCCTCCGGAGCGGAAGTGCATCGGGTCCTGGATCCGATCGCGCGGAATGTCCGCCTCGGGCAGGCCGAGTTCCTCCCCCTGGTAGAGGTAGACGGAGCCGGGCAGCGCCAGCGTCAGCAGCGCTGCGGCCCGCGCCCGCCGGGTGCCCAGGACCAGGTCGGCAGGGGTGCCGAAGGCCTTCTTCGCGAAGTCGAAACCGGTGTCCGCACGGCCGTACCGGGTCACCGTGCGGGTCACGTCGTGGTTGCACAGCACCCAGGTGGCCGGGGCGCCGACCGGGGCGTGCTCGGCCAGCGTGTCGTCGATGGTGCGGCGCAGCCGGTCCGCCTCCCAGGGGCAGGACAGGAAGTTGAAGTTGAAGGCGGTGTGCAGTTCGTCGGGCCGCAGATAGCGCGCGAAGCGCTCGGCGTCGGGCAGCCACACCTCACCGACGAAAACGCCCCCGTACGCGTCGGCGACCCGGCGCCAGGACCGGTAGATGTCGTGCAGCTCGTCCTGGTCGATGTACGGGTGCGGGTCGACGCCCTCCACGAAGTCCGCGAGCGCGGGGTCCTTCGCGAGCAGCGCGGCGGAGTCGATGCGTACGCCCGCCACCCCGCGCTCGAACCAGAAGCGCAGCACGTCCTCGTGCTCCCGGCGCACCTCGGGGTGGTCCCAGTTGAGGTCGGGCTGCTCCGGGGTGAACAGGTGCAGGTACCACTCGCCGTCCGGGACCCGGGTCCAGGTGCGGCCGGAGAACTGGGAGGGCCAGTCGTTGGGCGGCAGCTCGCCGTCGGCCCCGCGGCCGGGGCGGAAGTGGAACCGCTCCCGCTCCGCGCTGCCCGGACCGGCCTCCAGCGCGGCCCGGAACCAGGCGTGCCGGTCGGAGACGTGGTTCGGGACGATGTCGACGATGGTGCGGATGCCCAGCTCCCGGGCCTCGGCGATCAGCTTCTCGGCCTCGCCCAGGGTGCCGAAGGCGGGGTCGATGGTGCGGTAGTCGGCGACGTCGTAGCCGCCGTCCACGAGCGGGGAGACGTACCAGGGGGTGAACCAGACGGCGTCCACGCCGAGTTCGGCGAGGTAGGGCAGTCTCGCCCTCACGCCCGCGAGGTCACCGGTGCCGTCGCCGTCGCCGTCGGCGAAACTGCGGGGGTACACCTGGTAGATGACGGCGTCGCGCCACCAGTCTTCGGTGCGGTGCGAGTTGGGGGCTGCCACGTGACGGTCCTTTCGGGCAGGGTGGATCTTCGCCGCCGGCCCGGACAGAGCGGGGCGTCGGACAGGCCGGCGGCGAAGGTTGACGGGACGAGCCGGGAGGGAGGGGAGGAAGGGCAGGCGGCAGGCGCCCCGGCCCTGGAGCCCTCAGCCCTTGAGCCCTCCGGCGGTGAGTCCGCTCATGATGTTGCGCTGGAAGATCAGGAAGATGACGAGCGTCGGCAGCGAGGCCATGGTGAGCGCCGCGATCAGCACGTTCATGGGAACCCCGTTCGACAGGGAGTAGATCCCGACGTTCAGGGTCTGCTTGGACGGGTCGGGCAGGGTCAGCATGGGCCAGAGGAAGTCCTTCCAGACGCCCACGATCGCGAAGATGGACACCACACCGAGGATCGGCCGCGAGATCGGCAGCACGATCGACCGGAGTGTGCGCATCGGCGAGGCACCGTCGATGGAGGCGGCGTCGAGGAGTTCCCGGGGGATCGAGTCGAAGAATCGCTTCAGCAGGAAGATGTTGAAGGCGTTGGTCACCGAGGGCAGCCAGATCGCCCACGGTGTGTTCAGCAGGTTGCGTTCGAAGATCGGCACGTCGAGCACCGTCAGGTACTGCGGCACCACCAGCACGGTCGCCGGGATCATCAGCGTCGCCACCATCAGACCGAGGATGGCCTTGCCGAGGACCGGCCGGAGCTTGGACAGCGAGTAGGCCGCCGCCACGTCGAACACCAACTGGAAGGCGAGCGCGCCGAACGCGTAGAACAGGGTGTTCCCCAGCAGGCTCGCCAGGTCCATGACGTTCCAGGCCTGCGCGTAGTTGTCGGGCTGGAAGGACTCGGGGACCAGGGTCGGCGGGGTCTGCACGACCTCCTGGGTGTCCTTGAAGCCGCTGGAGACCATCCAGTACATCGGACCGAGAAAGACCACGGTGAACAGGGCGACGACCAGGCCGAAGACCACCCAGTACAGCGCCTTGCCGCGCGGGCGGGCGAGCTGGGCCGGTGAGATGAGTGTGCGTGTGGACATCTGTGGATTCCCCCGGCTCTACTCGTCCTCGGCGCGGCTGAGCTTCACGTACGCCGCCGAGAAACCGGCCAGCAGTACGAGGAGCAGCAGGCCGAGGGCCGCCGCGGCACCGTAGTTGTTGAAGTTGAAGGCGTACTGGTAGATGAGGTAGACGACCGTGGTCGTCGAACCCTCGGGGCCGGCGCCGCCGGTGAGCAGGAAGGGCTCCACGAAGACCTGCATGGTGGCGATGATCTGCATCAGCAGCATCAGCGAGAGAATGAGCCGGGTCTGCGGGACGGTGACGTGCCAGATCTTGCGCAGCAGCCCGGCCCCGTCCAGCTCCGCCGCCTCGTACAGCTCGCCCGGGATGCCCTGGAGCGCGGCCAGGTAGATGAGGGCCGCGCCGCCCATGTTCATCCACGTCGACGCGATGACCACCGAGAGCATGGAGAGGTCGGGGTCCTGCAGCCACTGCTGCTCGGGCAGTCCGAAGAACCCGAACACCTCGTTGAGCAGGCCGTAGCCGGGGTCGTACAGGTACTTGAAGAGCAGCACCGAGGCGACCGGGGGCAGCATCACCGGCAGGTAGACGAGCAGCCGGAGGTACCCCTTGCCGTGCCTCAGTTCGTTGATGACGATCGCGACGACGAACGGCACCGCGAAGCCGAGCACCAGGGCCAGCACGGTGAACAGCGCGGTGTTGCGCCACGCCTGCCAGAAGGCCGGGTCGTTGAAGACCGTCTCCAGGTTCTCCAGGCCGACCCAGGAGACCTCGCCCTGGTCCGTCTTCTGGAAGGCGAGGAAGAACTCCCGGACCATCGGGTACCAGGAGAAGAACGCGAAGCAGAGAACCGCTCCGATCAGGAAGCCGTGCGCGGTGAGGTTGCGCCTCAGGCTCCTGCCGAACGCCCCGCCGCGCTGGGGCGGGCCGTCCACCGGCGGCTGGGCGTGGCGGGCTCTGGCCGCCTTGCTCGGGGTCAGGCTGGGGGCCGACATCGTCGCTCCTTGGGGCTGGTCTCATGGGCCCCGGGGGGCGGTGCGGCCCGCCCCCCGAGGGAGCCGGTCACTGCGTGGCCAGAACCTGGTTGACCTGCTGCTCCGCGGTGGACAGCAGCTTGTCGACGTCGGCGTCCTCGTTGGTGAGGAGGCCGGACATCACGTTGTCCAGGACCTTGTAGACCTCCTGGGCCTTCGGCGGCTCGGCCAGGCCCGGGACCGGGTTGTCCATGAACGCCTTGAAGTTCTCGACCGGCATCGTGGCGTGCTCGAGCCGGGCCGCGTCGTCCTTCTTCTTCGACTCGTTCAGCCAGAAGTTGGGCTGCGGGAGGCCCACCGGCAGCTTGTCGGTCTTCTTGCGGGCCCAGTTGAACTGCCCCTCGCCGACGGTGAGGTTCTGGAAGTTCAGCCAGGCGACGCCCGCCTTGATCTTGTCGGGGGAGATCCCCTTCTTGATCATGTAGTTGTTGCCGCCGGCCAGGGTGTTCTTCGCGCCCGGGATCGGGCCCATGCCGAAGTTCTCGTAGTCGGCGCCGAGTTGCTGCACCATGTACGTGATGTCGTCGGGCGCGGCGAGGAACATGCCGAGCTTGTCGGTGGCGATCTGCTTCTGGAGATCGCCCCACTTGAGCAGCTGGGTCTTGCCCATGCTCTCGTCCTCCCAGCGCATGGCGTGGAGGTTCTCGGCGACCTCCTTGCCCACCTCGCTGTTGAAGGACGCCTTCTTGCCGCTCTCGTCCACGACGTCGGCGCCGCGGCTGTACATCTGGGCGGTGAAGTGCCAGCCGCCGGTGTTGCCCGCGCTGTACTCGCCGAAGCCGGCGATGCCCTCGCCCAGGCCGGCGATCTTCTTGGCGGCGGTGCGGACCTCGTCCCAGGTGCGCGGCGGGGTGTCCGGGTCGAGTCCGGCCTGCTCGAAGAGCTTGCGGTTGATCAGCAGGCCCATCGTGTAGTTGCTCGTGGGCAGGCCGTACAGCTTGTTCTCGTGCTTGAGCGAGCCGAGGACGTTCGGGTCGATGTCCCCCAGCGCCGGGACGGTCTTGTCGTTGACGTAGGCCGTGATGTCCTCGGCACCGTCGTTGTCCAGCACCTGGGGCAGGTCGGTGAAGTACGTGTAGAAGACGTCGGGCTGGGACTTGGCCTTCAGCATCGCGGTGAAGCGCGGCGGCTCAAGACACTGGCCCGGGGTGGAGCGCCCCTCGATGGTGACGTTGGGGTAGGTCTTGTTGAACTCCTCGACGTCCTCCTGCCACTCCTTCAGCTCGGCCGCCTTCGCCTTCGGCGGCATGCAGTCGATGGTGATCGTCACCTTGGTCTTCGGGTCCAGCGGAGCGGCCGGGTCGGAGGACCCGCTGCCGCCTTCGGAACCGCCGCCGTCGTCGCTGCTGCTCGTGCCGCAGGCGGCGAGAGCGGTCAGGGTGAGGGCGGAGACGAGCGTGATGGCGCCGGCACGGCGAGTACGGCGGAACCGAGCACTTCTCATGGGTGGTCCCCTTCGGGCATGAACGTGGAAGGCGCCCCACCGCCGATGCGTTGTGGGGCGCCGCTCACTCAACCACCGTGAACAAGTGAACGCAATATCTCGCGCTGATTTCGTAAATGCTTGACAGGACGTTGAAGATGCCGGGTTCCCGCTACCGGGTGGAAACCTGGGCGGTGGAGCCGCGGACGACCAGTTCCGGTTCGAAGAGCAGTTCCCTGTGGGGGACTTCGGTGCCTTGGATTTGTGCGCAGAGGAGGTCGACGGCGGCGCGGCCCATGGCTTCGATGGGTTGGCGGACGGTGGTGAGGGGTGGTTCGGTGCAGGTCATGAAGGCGGAGTCGTCGTAGCCGACGACGGAGACGTCGTGGGGTACGTGGTGTCCGCGGCGGCGGGCGGCGCGGATGGCGCCGAGGGCGAGGGGGTCGCTGGCGCAGATGATGCCGGTGATGCCGCGGTCCAGGAGGCGGGTGGCGGCGGCCTGGCCGCCCTCCAGGGAGAACATGGCCCGTTCCACGTGCGCGTCGGGCAGGGAGCCGTTCGCCGCCTCGGCGGCCTGCTGTGCCGCGGCCAGCTTCCGGCGGGAGGGGATGTGGTCGGAGGGGCCCAGCACCAGGCCGATGCGCTCGTGACCGAGGGACGCCAGGTGCCGCCAGGACTGTCCCACTGCGACGGCGTCGTCGCAGGCGACGCAGGGGAAGCCGAGATCGGGGATGGAGGCGTTGACGAGTACTACGGGGATGTTGCGCTCGGCGAGCAGCCGGTAGTGGTCGTGCGGGGCGTCCGCCTGCGCGAACAGGCCGCCGCCGGCGAAGACGACCCCGGAGACCTGCTGTTGGAGCAGCAGTTCGACGTAGTCGGCCTCGGAGACGCCGCCCTTGGTCTGGGTGCACAGCACCGGGGTCAGCCCCTGCTGGGCGAGGGCGCCGCCGATGACCTCGGCGAACGCGGGGAAGATCGGGTTCTGCAGCTCGGGCAGGACCAGGCCGACCAGGCGGGCGCGCTCGCCCCGCAGCTGGGTGGGCCGCTCGTAGCCCAGGACGTCCAGCGCACTGAGCACGGACTGCCGGGTCGTCTCCGAGACTCCCGGTTTGCCGTTGAGCACCCGGCTGACCGTGGCCTCGCTGACCCCAACCTTCTTCGCCACCTGAGCAAGTCGTCGCGTCACAAACGCAAGACTAGCGCAAGTCTCCGCAAGAGACTTGCGCCAGTCAGTGGCCTGCCCGACAACAGCTACTGCCGAGCCCTTGTTGCAGCCAGGTCTACGGGTTGCGGATGATCTTGAAGGTGGAGGTCGTGTTGCGGACGTCCACGGCGTTGTCGCCGAGCTTCAGCCCGTTGAAGGTGACCTCACCGACCGCGGGTCCCTGCCCAGCCTCGGGCATCTCGTTGGCCCACAGGCCGAAGCCGGACTTGGCGTCGAAGGCGTCACCGCTCTTGTGCGCGCCCGTGACGGAGACGTCGGTGAAGACCGTGTCCTTGATCGGGAACTGCGGCTGACCTCCCACGTAGTTCGTCTGGAACATGATGCCGCTGTAGGTCGGGTCGACGATGTCGACGTTGCTGACCCTGATCCCCTGGAACACCTTGGACGCCGAGAACACCCAGATGCCCGGGAAGGTCTGCCCGCCCCAGAAGTGCCCGCCGGCCCGGACGATCGAGACGTTCTCGAAGGTCGTCGGATCGGTGCCGAACCCGTTCATCGGGTAGCCGAAGTCCAGCGAGCTGATGGTGATGCCCGAGTAGACCAGGGTGTCCGCGATGTGGATGTTCCGGAAGGTGTTGTGGTAGCCGCCGTAGACGGCCAGGCCCGCGGCACGCCAGGTCAGCGTGGTCGTGAGGTTCTCGTACAGGTTGTTCTTCATGTCCGCGCCGCCCGCGTCGATCGCCGAGAAGAGCGCGAAGCTGTCGTCACCGGTCGCCCGGGCGTCGTTGTTGGAGACGAGGTTGTCGGTCGAGCCGTTGGTCATGTTGATGCCGTCGGCGAACATGTTGCGGATCCGGGAGTTCTTGATCGTCATCCGGTCGGTGTTGGCGCCCCAGTACAGGCACACCATGTGCTCGTTCCAGATGTTGTCGATCACGATGTCCGAGGTGTTGGAGAAGTCGAACACCTTGCCCGGCCCGTCGATGCGGCTCGTGTAGTTGCCGAAGTAGGCGAAGTTCGCGAACGTCGAGCCCTTCGCGCTCGCCTCGGCACGGAACCCGATGTCGGTGTTGTCCTGCGTCGTCGGCGCGTGGAACCGGGCGAACCAGGGACCGGCGCCGACCACCTTCACCGCCTTGCCGTACACCTGGAACTTGCTCGACGTCTGGTAGTCGCCGGGCGGCAGGTACACGCCGACCAGCTTGCCGGAGGTGTCCATGCGGACCTTGTCGAGCGCGTTCTGCACGTCCTGGTGCGTAAACCCGGCCGGTACGGCGTACGCCGCCGGGTCGGGGTTCGGCACCGCCGAGACCTGCTCCAGGTTGACGAAGTCGATCGCGTAGTCGGAGGTGTTCGCCGCGTCCTTCTGCAGCCGGATCGTGCTGCCCGCCGGGACGGTCTCGCCGAGCATGATGTGCGCCTCGTCGTAGATGTGCCGCGGGGCGCCCGCACCGGGGGAGTTGCCCGGCGACGCCTCGGCGCCGTACAGCCAGGCGTACTTCGACGTCAGCGGCAGCGCCTTCTTCATGACGCCGTCGACGTAGACGTTCAGCGTGGCGTCCATGCCGCCGCCGCCCGGCGCGTCCGGGATGGAGAAGCGGGTCACCAGGGTGTTGGTGTCCGCCTTGGTGGTGAACTCGACGTACTCGCCCGTCTTGTCGAGGTGGACGGCCTTGCGCCCGGACGCCTCGCCGGCGATGTCACCGATGGTCCGGTTGGGTCCCACCACGGTGGCACCGCCGCCGACCGTCCCGTCCTCCGCCTCGTACATGTCGTACGGCATGTTCGCGCCGCGCCCGACGAACAGCGGCTGCGTGGAGGTGTTGTTCTCCCGCTTGACCGGCAGCTCGTTGGCGTCGTCGGCGACCGTGACCTTCAGGGAGTACGAGCCGTTGGCCGCCTTCCAGGTGCCGAGGTTCACGGCCGGGGCCGTCGAGCCGGCGGCGATGACACCGGAGTGCGTGCCGGTGAGGGTCTTGACCGTGCTGCCCTTGGAGTCCACCAGGGCGAGCGTCACCGCGTGGCCGCCGCCCGCCGAGTCCTGGGTGCCCTGGTTCCTCAGCGCGACCCCGAACGTCACGTCGTCACCGGCGGCCGGACTGGACGGCGTGGTGGTGACGGCGGCGGCGACCAGGTCGGAGCTCTGCACCGGCTTGACGACCAGCGGCTCGGGCCGGGTGTAGGTGTTGTTGGTCTCGTTCTGCTCGATGATCTCGTTCGCCTCGTCGACGACCGCGCTCAGTTCGTACGAACCTGCCTCGCGGGCCCCGAGGGACGCGCTGACCGTGCGCTGCGCACCCGCCTCCAGGGCGGGGACGTCGGCGGTGGCGACCTTGGTGTCACCCAGCCGGACGGCGACCTTGCCGGCCGGAGCGTCCGCGGCACCGCTGTTGCGCACGGTGGCGGTCGCAGTGATCTCGTCCGACTCGACGGGGGAGCCGGGCGACGTGGTCAGCCCGGTCACCTCGAGGTCCGGGTTGGGCGCCGGGGTGCCGACGACCTGGAACTCGGCGACCTGCCCGGCCGTCGCCCCGGAGTTGGAGGTGAACTTCAGCTGGACGTCGGCGGCCCGTTCGCCGACGGGTATCGTCACGCTGTTGCCGCCGCTCGCGGGATCGAAGACGTAGTCCTTCGCGGCCACCAGGGAAGTGAGGCCGGACCCGTCCTGGGCGCGGCCGAGCACCTCGATGTTCTGGGTGCGCCTGGACCAGCCGGTGTCGGGGTTGAGCCTGAGGACGACGCTGTCGACGTCGGCGTTCGCGCCCAGCTTCAGGGTCAGCGTGTTCGGGTAGCTGCCCGCCGCCCCCTCCCAGTAGGTCGAGGTGCTGTTGTCGTTGGCGTTCTCGGCGACGTAGGTGTGGATGTGGGACGAGGCGCTGATCGGCTTGCCGACCGCCAGGTTCGAGCCGTCCTTGGTGCCGTTGCGGATCACGGAGTTGCTGTCGCCCGACTCGTTGCCCGCCGCGTCCTTGGCCCGCACGAAGTAGGTCACGTTCGCCGACGCCGGCTGGGTGTCGGTGTAGGTGGTGACGTCACCGGCGACGCTCTTGCGGAGCTGGTTGTTGGCGTAGACGTCGTAGGCGGTGACGCCCTTGTCGTCGGTGGAGGCGGTCCACGTCAGCCTGACCTGCCCGGCGGCCGGTTCGGTGAGGGCGAGGTTCGAGGGCGCGGTGGGTGCCTGCGTGTCGCCGGTGTCGGCGCGGCGGGTGACCGAGTTGCTGTCGCCCGACTGGTTGCCGGCCGCGTCCTTGGCGCGCACGTAGTAGGTGACCGTCGTGCCGGCCGGCCTGGTGTCCGTGTACGTGGTGACGTCACCCGCGACCGAGGTCAGCAGATCGCCGTTGGCGTAGATGTCGTACCCGGTGACGGCGGTGTCGTCCGAGGACTCGTTCCAGGTCAGCCTGATCTGCCCGGTGGCGGGCTCGGTGAACGCGAGGTTCGCCGGGGTCGTGGGCGCCTGGGTGTCACCCGTCTCCGGGCCGTAGACCTCCAGCTCGGAGACCTGGGCGGCGGGCTGGCCGGTGTTGGCCGTGACCAGGACCCGGAGGTAGCGCGCGGTGGCCGCGTCGAAGGTGACCGTGGCCGACTGGCCGCCCGCCGCGTCGAACGTGTACGCCTTCGCGGCGGTCAGGTCGGTGAAGTCCGAGCCGTTGTCACTGGCCTGGATCTTCAGCGTCTGGCTGCGGGTCGGCCAGCCGTCCGGCAGCCGCAGTACGACGCGGTTCACCCGGCGTGCGGAGCCGAGGTCGGCCTGGAGCCACTGCGGCAGGGCGTTGTTGGCGCTCTCCCAGTAGCTGGCCCGGTTGCCGTCGTTGCCGTTGCCGGGGGTGTACGCGCCCGTGGAACTGCTCGCCGTCAGCTGCCGGCCGGCGGCGAGGTTCACGGACGACTCCCCGGCCGCGTGCACCTCCAGCTCGGAGAGCTGGGCCGCCTGCCACCCGGTGTTCGCCGTGACGTTCACCCGCACGAACCGGGTCTGGGTGGCGGGGAAGGCGATGGTGACCGTGTTGCCCGACCCCGGGTCGAAGGCGTAGGTGGCGGAGGTCTTGAGCGTGCTGAAGCCCGAACCGTCGGCGCTGCCCTGGACGGAGAGCGTCTGATCGCGACTCTCCCAGCCGGCGGGCAGCCGCAGGACGACCTCGTCGATCCGCTCGGTGGCACCGAGGTCGGTCTGGACCCACTGGGGCAGGCTGCCGCCGCCGCTCTGCCAGTAGGTGCCCTGGTTGCCGTCGGTGATGTTGGCGGCGCCGTACTCACCGTGCGAGCTGCTCGCCGCCGTGGCGTCTCCCACGGCGATGTTGGGGCCACCCGCTGCCGTGGCCGACAGCAGCGGTCCTCCCAACGCCAGGAGACTGGTCGCGACCACGGTGCACAGGGCTCGCGACCTCCAGTTCCGGTTTCTCATCTGTCCCCACATCAGGTAGACACTCAATGTTCTCTGACATTTACGCGGAGCGCTCGCAGAGTTGCAGAGAAATGTTGAGTCGTCTACAGGATGGACGGCGTGAAGTGGGCATGCCACAGGGTCCGTTGGCGTCGGAGAGGCCCGGAGCGGCGTCGGGGCATGCCTCGGATCAGCGGCTTTCACGAGCTACGTCGCACAGCCGCAAGCCACTGCCATTTCCCGCAAGGAACTTGCGCTCAAGAAGGGGAGAGGGGGAGAGGGGGGAGGAGAGGGGAGCCGTCAGCGGGCGGCCGGCTGGGCCGTGGAGCCCCGGACCACGAGTTCCGGTTCGAAGAGCAGCTCGCCGTGGGGGACTTCGGTGCCTTGGATTTGTGCGCAGAGGAGGTCGACGGCGGCGCGGCCCATGGCTTCGATGGGTTGGCGGACGGTGGTGAGGGGTGGTTCGGTGCAGGTCATGAAGGCGGAGTCGTCGTAGCCGACGACGGAGACGTCGTGGGGTACGTGGTGTCCGCGGCGGCGGGCGGCGCGGACGGCGCCGAGGGCGAGGGGGTCGCTGGCGCAGATGATGCCGGTGATGCCGCGGTCCAGGAGGCGGGTGGCGGCGGCCTGGCCGCCCTCCAGGGAGAACATGGCCCGCTCGACGAACTCCTCGGGCAGCTCCGAGCCCGCGGCCCGGGCCGCCTCGCGGGCGGCGGCCAGCTTCCGGCGGGAGGGGATGTGGTCGGAGGGGCCCAGCACCAGGCCGATGCGCTCGTGCCCCAGCGACGCCAGATGCCGCCAGGACTGCTCGACGGCGACGGCGTCGTCGCAGGCGATGCACGGGAAGT from Streptomyces sp. CB09001 includes the following:
- a CDS encoding discoidin domain-containing protein; the protein is MRNRNWRSRALCTVVATSLLALGGPLLSATAAGGPNIAVGDATAASSSHGEYGAANITDGNQGTYWQSGGGSLPQWVQTDLGATERIDEVVLRLPAGWESRDQTLSVQGSADGSGFSTLKTSATYAFDPGSGNTVTIAFPATQTRFVRVNVTANTGWQAAQLSELEVHAAGESSVNLAAGRQLTASSSTGAYTPGNGNDGNRASYWESANNALPQWLQADLGSARRVNRVVLRLPDGWPTRSQTLKIQASDNGSDFTDLTAAKAYTFDAAGGQSATVTFDAATARYLRVLVTANTGQPAAQVSELEVYGPETGDTQAPTTPANLAFTEPATGQIRLTWNESSDDTAVTGYDIYANGDLLTSVAGDVTTYTDTRPAGTTVTYYVRAKDAAGNQSGDSNSVTRRADTGDTQAPTAPSNLALTEPAAGQVRLTWTASTDDKGVTAYDVYANNQLRKSVAGDVTTYTDTQPASANVTYFVRAKDAAGNESGDSNSVIRNGTKDGSNLAVGKPISASSHIHTYVAENANDNSTSTYWEGAAGSYPNTLTLKLGANADVDSVVLRLNPDTGWSRRTQNIEVLGRAQDGSGLTSLVAAKDYVFDPASGGNSVTIPVGERAADVQLKFTSNSGATAGQVAEFQVVGTPAPNPDLEVTGLTTSPGSPVESDEITATATVRNSGAADAPAGKVAVRLGDTKVATADVPALEAGAQRTVSASLGAREAGSYELSAVVDEANEIIEQNETNNTYTRPEPLVVKPVQSSDLVAAAVTTTPSSPAAGDDVTFGVALRNQGTQDSAGGGHAVTLALVDSKGSTVKTLTGTHSGVIAAGSTAPAVNLGTWKAANGSYSLKVTVADDANELPVKRENNTSTQPLFVGRGANMPYDMYEAEDGTVGGGATVVGPNRTIGDIAGEASGRKAVHLDKTGEYVEFTTKADTNTLVTRFSIPDAPGGGGMDATLNVYVDGVMKKALPLTSKYAWLYGAEASPGNSPGAGAPRHIYDEAHIMLGETVPAGSTIRLQKDAANTSDYAIDFVNLEQVSAVPNPDPAAYAVPAGFTHQDVQNALDKVRMDTSGKLVGVYLPPGDYQTSSKFQVYGKAVKVVGAGPWFARFHAPTTQDNTDIGFRAEASAKGSTFANFAYFGNYTSRIDGPGKVFDFSNTSDIVIDNIWNEHMVCLYWGANTDRMTIKNSRIRNMFADGINMTNGSTDNLVSNNDARATGDDSFALFSAIDAGGADMKNNLYENLTTTLTWRAAGLAVYGGYHNTFRNIHIADTLVYSGITISSLDFGYPMNGFGTDPTTFENVSIVRAGGHFWGGQTFPGIWVFSASKVFQGIRVSNVDIVDPTYSGIMFQTNYVGGQPQFPIKDTVFTDVSVTGAHKSGDAFDAKSGFGLWANEMPEAGQGPAVGEVTFNGLKLGDNAVDVRNTTSTFKIIRNP
- a CDS encoding LacI family DNA-binding transcriptional regulator codes for the protein MTRRLAQVAKKVGVSEATVSRVLNGKPGVSETTRQSVLSALDVLGYERPTQLRGERARLVGLVLPELQNPIFPAFAEVIGGALAQQGLTPVLCTQTKGGVSEADYVELLLQQQVSGVVFAGGLFAQADAPHDHYRLLAERNIPVVLINASIENLDFPCIACDDAVAVEQSWRHLASLGHERIGLVLGPSDHIPSRRKLAAAREAARAAGSELPEEFVERAMFSLEGGQAAATRLLDRGITGIICASDPLALGAVRAARRRGHHVPHDVSVVGYDDSAFMTCTEPPLTTVRQPIEAMGRAAVDLLCAQIQGTEVPHGELLFEPELVVRGSTAQPAAR